A single region of the Zonotrichia leucophrys gambelii isolate GWCS_2022_RI chromosome 9, RI_Zleu_2.0, whole genome shotgun sequence genome encodes:
- the CP gene encoding ceruloplasmin isoform X2: MKLFLLICLLVSCCGHAGAVNREYYIGIRETVWNYAPGNANAISGQLFAEEEQAEVFLKRGPHRIGNTYKKAIYIQYTNHLYDVIVEKPSWLGFLGPIIKGEVGDSITIHLKNFASRNYTLHPHGVRYTKENEGAFYPDTTKDLQKRDDAVEPGGQYTYTWDVTEDQGPAEADADCITRAYHSHIDAPRDVASGLVGPLIICRKDTMNRDTDQHFDAEFILMFSVVDENLSWYLEDNIRTYCFEPSKVDKDDEDFQESNKMHSINGYMYGYLPNLTMCVEDKIKWHLFGMGNEADIHSAYFHGQTLIERHHRVDTISLFPATFIDAVMVPRSPGEWLLSCQVNDHIEGGMQALFKVEDCKKSVPGHSESTKIRQYFLAAEEIIWNYGPSAVNHFTGQELIVDSESHIFFEQSETRIGGSYKKAIYKEYTDGSFTEHKKRLAEEAHLGLLGPVIRAEVGERIRVTFRNKASRPFSIQPHGVRTRRSGAGARFGSGTESPASHVSPGTTFTYEWDVPDDVGPTDQDPDCLTWLYYSAVDAVRDTSSGLVGPLLVCRKGALLSSGKQKNVNMELFLLATVFDENLSWYLDENILMFTLSPDKIDKDDEDFQESNKMHSINGYMYGNQPGLEMCKGSVVSWHLMGLGSEVDVHGIYFSENTFVTKGTRRDTANLFPHTVLTAIMKPDSEGVFEVSCLTTDHYTGGMKQNYKVKKCHRWNVDLSMYLHEKIYYIAAVEVEWDYSPNRTWEFERHQYHEESPGNPFLNKDDKFIGSKYKKVVYREYTDQTFSTPKNRAKEQQHLEIQGPLLVSNTGDKIIIVFKNLASRPYSIHAHGVKTDSSVVAVTNPAINGKVFGNLHGLTMHVGDDVSWYLMGMGNEIDIHTVHFHGHSFDYKQTGVYRADVFDLFPGTSQTVEMTPENPGTWLLHCHVTDHIHAGMEATYTVLPKEDRQSLFPRLFNQFKRKGVPGTQE, encoded by the exons GCAGGCTGAAGTCTTTCTGAAAAGAGGACCACACAGGATAGGAAACACTTACAAGAAGGCTATCTACATTCAGTATACTAATCATTTATATGATGTGATAGTTGAAAAACCTTCCTGGCTGGGTTTTTTAGGTCCTATAATTAAGGGAGAAGTTGGAGATTCCATTACTATTCACTTGAAAAACTTTGCTTCCAGAAACTACACACTGCATCCCCATGGTGTAAGatacacaaaagaaaatgaag GTGCCTTTTATCCCGACACCACCAAAGATTTACAGAAGCGAGATGATGCTGTCGAGCCTGGCGGCCAGTACACTTACACGTGGGATGTGACAGAAGATCAAGGTCCAGCTGAAGCAGATGCAGACTGCATAACCAGGGCTTACCACTCCCACATAGATGCTCCCAGAGATGTTGCCTCAGGGCTTGTTGGGCCTTTAATAATTTGCAGGAAAG atacAATGAATAGGGACACTGATCAACACTTTGATGCTGAATTTATCCTTATGTTTTCTGTGGTGGATGAAAATCTCAGTTGGTACCTAGAGGACAATATCAGAACATACTGTTTTGAGCCTTCCAAAGTGGACAAAGATGACGAGGACTTCCAGGAAAGCAATAAAATGCACT caATCAATGGATACATGTATGGATACCTCCCAAACCTCACAATGTGTGTGGAAGATAAGATAAAATGGCATCTTTTTGGCATGGGTAATGAAGCTGATATCCATTCAGCCTACTTTCATGGACAGACTTTAATAGAAAGGCATCATCGAGTTGACACCATCAGCCTCTTCCCAGCCACATTCATTGATGCTGTCATGGTCCCGAGGAGCCCTGGGGAAtggctgctcagctgccaaGTGAATGACCACATCGAAG gtgGTATGCAGGCCCTTTTCAAAGTAGAAGATTGTAAGAAATCCGTACCAGGTCACAGTGAGAGTACAAAGATAAGACAGTACTTCCTTGCTGCTGAAGAGATCATCTGGAATTATGGCCCATCTGCAGTGAACCATTTTACAGGACAAGAATTAATTGTTGACAG TGAATCTCACATCTTTTTTGAACAAAGTGAGACAAGAATTGGTGGCTCCTACAAAAAAGCAATTTACAAAGAATATACAGATGGCTCTTTCACTGAACATAAAAAAAGGCTTGCAGAGGAAGCACACCTTGGACTCCTAG GACCTGTGATCAGGGCTGAAGTGGGCGAGCGCATCAGGGTGACCTTCCGGAACAAGGCCAGCCGCCCGTTCAGCATCCAGCCGCACGGCGTGCGCACCCGcaggagcggggccggggcgcgcTTCGGCAGCG GTACTGAATCGCCAGCCTCTCACGTGAGTCCCGGCACCACATTTACATATGAATGGGATGTGCCAGACGATGTGGGTCCCACAGACCAAGACCCAGACTGCTTAACCTGGCTTTATTACTCAGCTGTGGATGCAGTCAGAGACACCAGTTCTGGCCTTGTGGGGCCTCTCCTAGTGTGCAGGAAAGGAGCTCTGCTTTCTTCTGGGAAACAG AAAAATGTGAACATGGAGCTTTTTCTACTTGCCACAGTATTTGATGAGAATCTGAGCTGGTATttggatgaaaatattttgatgtttaCACTAAGTCCTGATAAAATTGACAAAGATGATGAAGACTTCCAAGAGTCTAACAAAATGCACT CCATTAATGGTTATATGTATGGAaatcagcctggccttgagaTGTGTAAAGGAAGTGTTGTTTCCTGGCATTTGATGGGCTTGGGTTCAGAAGTTGATGTCCATGGGATATACTTCTCAGAAAACACATTTGTAACTAAAGGAACAAGAAGGGATACAGCAAATCTGTTTCCACATACAGTTCTTACAGCTATTATGAAGCCTGATTCTGAAG GAGTTTTTGAGGTGTCCTGCCTGACAACAGACCACTACACTGGGGGCATGAAGCAGAACTACAAAGTGAAAAAATGCCACCGGTGGAATGTAGATTTATCTATGTATTTGCATGAAAAGATTTACTACATTGCTGCAGTGGAAGTTGAATGGGACTATTCTCCTAACAGGACATGGGAATTCGAGCGGCATCAATACCATGAGGAAAG ccctggcaatccatttttaaataaagatgacaaattcattGGCTCAAAGTACAAAAAGGTAGTATATCGTGAGTACACTGATCAGACATTCAGTACTCCCAAAAACAGagcaaaggagcagcagcacctggaaatTCAAG GACCACTGCTTGTGTCAAACACTGGAGATAAAATtataatagtttttaaaaacttaGCATCAAGACCTTATTCTATCCATGCCCATGGAGTGAAAACAGACAGTTCTGTTGTTGCTGTGACTAACCCAG CCATTAATGGAAAGGTGTTTGGAAATTTGCATGGCCTGACCATGCATGTTGGAGATGATGTCAGCTGGTATCTGATGGGAATGGGCAATGAGATAGACATTCACACAGTACACTTCCACGGCCACAGCTTTGACTACAAG CAAACAGGGGTTTACCGGGCTGATGTCTTTGATCTGTTCCCTGGGACATCCCAAACTGTGGAAATGACCCCAGAGAACCCTGGAACCTGGCTGTTGCATTGTCATGTTACCGACCACATCCACGCAGGCATGGAAGCGACCTACACTGTACTCCCAAAGGAAG ACAGGCAGTCTCTGTTCCCAAGATTATTCAATCAGTTCAAGCGTAAAGGCGTGCCAGGCACTCAGGAATGA
- the HPS3 gene encoding BLOC-2 complex member HPS3: protein MVQLYNLHPFGSQRVVPCKQEPAHFCCGQDVLFVASTAASCRVDVFTVREQGRCEALGSFATLGPVLRMAHSSAGDYLVTIEEKSKATFLRAYMNWRCMSAGSSRVCVRMVGHKMEESYTEALKEQMSVVEMPLSDPPLCISCCPVNGDLLVGCKNKLVIFCLKYRVINQNLTVLDFERSLILHIDNLIPAEVAFCARHIAITTELDVLILKLELIQQSADRTEQCAQGVSAPEKAMDGGVKDESPSTHPLQLELDEFIICQKPVELLGEESKLCEIPVTLECTELPTEDTKHFQVQYLLFRHFAPDQSPFGFCEEMKLHSVQLLPVYQTGIPATAYEETENKRKLLSLFCFFSLPHVGYLYSLGKLVELISTYQYSEKSEQAVLTPQFLHVITSQNLQCFTVRCSAAAARSEDPYIDTTVKACPPVSLDVCTLRMQLFIGPRAICHFKNHIILLTKADTEDITERRKPTRRMLSRKTDHIKSRTNSESEPGWNLYIINTVSTIQLYREMVEYSRTYENVKTESCIHLLSEAHLLIRAAIMDPHFLKSDEKEDLLRAFRESCAFLGDCYSRFDTKDYHLALPYYRMSGLSMTEVLKRLVSEGDEIQTYERGFIFYLTHSLNEDSNEELSKESGNKVLQILYLADPVQLPDILCSPSMRNICPLTAVKYLQKVEKIMPSVVLTLTKAFFALKMGDLAMYEHEMHSYKETTLACGFIGQPRLLQQRKEGIVTPTEFAVHLKETQPGLLVAATVALHENSKIELEEADTFFKMLCNSSENTIPQLLVDFWEALLVVSSQEKILQELLLRVTSQYVWRISKKQLPETKPLKTTEDLINSCSHFGFIVPWIASIMSVGCSSDKDYHEDISRLQSLLCSQSINIASALPLLEPLTEADSVGLTVRVLCNTRLGNYEEAIDQLLARCPGAAVIYAQHELKGDTQALWWNKLLRELCKRTRLTGNDCPILISSLKETLSIVAMELELRDFLSLLPEDGTAAFFLPHLLHCSQKKLLT, encoded by the exons ATGGTGCAGCTTTACAATCTGCACCCGTTCGGGTCGCAGCGAGTAGTGCCTTGCAAGCAAGAACCGGCGCACTTCTGCTGCGGCCAAGACGTGCTGTTCGTGGCCAGCACGGCGGCCAGCTGCAGGGTGGACGTGTTCACCGTGCGCGAACAGGGCCGCTGCGAGGCCCTGGGCTCCTTCGCCACACTGGGTCCGGTGCTGCGCATGGCGCACAGCTCGGCAG GAGACTATCTGGTGACaattgaagaaaaaagcaaagcaactTTCCTGAGAGCATATATGAACTGGAGATGCATGTCTGCAGGGAGTTCTCGCGTGTGTGTCCGGATGGTTGGTCACAAGATGGAAGAGTCATACACTGAAGCCTTAAAAGAACAAATGTCAGTTGTTGAAATGCCACTTTCAGATCCTCCACTGTGCATTTCATGTTGTCCTGTGAATGGAGATCTACTTGTGGGCTGCAAGAATAAACTTGTCATATTCTGTTTGAAATACCGTGTCATAAACCAGAATTTGACTGTGTTAGATTTTGAACGCTCCTTAATTTTGCACATTGATAACCTCATTCCTGCCGAAGTTGCATTTTGTGCCAGACATATAGCCATAACAACAGAGCTGGATGTTCTAATCCTGAAACTGGAACTGATCCAGCAAAGTGCAGACAGGACAGAGCAGTGTGCTCAGGGAGTCAGTGCACCAGAGAAGGCTATGGATGGAG GTGTGAAAGATGAAAGTCCTTCAACACATCCTTTACAGCTTGAATTAGATGAGTTCATCATATGTCAGAAGCCAGTGGAACTGCTTGGGGAAGAAAGTAAGCTGTGTGAGATACCTGTCACACTGGAATGTACAGAGTTACCTACAGAAGACACAAAGCACTTCCAAGTGCAGTATCTGCTTTTCAG ACATTTTGCACCTGACCAGTCGCCTTTTGGGTTTTGTGAAGAGATGAAGTTGCACTCTGTTCAACTGCTTCCTGTGTACCAGACAG GAATTCCTGCAACAGCCTATGAGGAAACTGAGAACAAGAGAAAACTTCTGagtctcttctgctttttctctttaccTCATGTTGGATATCTCTACTCTCTTGGGAAGTTAGTAGAACTAATTTCTACTTACCAATATTCAGAAAAGTCAGAGCAGGCAGTCCTCACTCCACAGTTCCTACACGTCATTACAAG TCAGAACCTGCAGTGCTTCACAGTGCgatgcagtgcagcagcagctcgtAGTGAGGATCCGTATATTGACACGACTGTGAAG GCTTGTCCACCTGTCTCACTGGATGTCTGTACATTAAGAATGCAGCTTTTTATAGGACCAAGAGCTATCTGTCATTTCAAAAACCATATAATTCTTTTGACTAAGGCAGACACAGAAGATAttactgaaagaagaaagcctACCAGAAGGATGCT TTCCAGAAAGACTGACCACATCAAATCCAGAACAAATTCTGAGTCAGAGCCGGGTTggaatttatatattataaacaCTGTTTCAACAATTCAGCTTTACAGAGAAATG GTAGAATATAGTAGAACTTATGAAAATGTTAAAACTGAGAGCTGCATCCATCTTTTAAGTGAGGCTCACTTACTGATCAGAGCAGCTATAATGGACCCTCATTTCCTTAAATCAGATGAGAAGGAAGATCTTCTGAGAGCATTCAGAGAAAGTTGTGCCTTCTTAGGAGACTGCTACAGCAG GTTTGACACAAAGGATTACCACCTTGCTTTGCCATACTACAGAATGTCAGGTTTATCCATGACTGAAGTTTTAAAGAGACTAGTTTCAGAAGGTGATGAAATACAGACATACGAGAGAGGATTTATATTTTACTTAACTCATTCTCTTAATGAAGACTCAAATGAAGAATTAAGTAAG GAATCAGGAAATAAAGTTCTCCAGATACTGTATCTTGCGGACCCAGTGCAGCTGCCTGATATCCTTTGCAGTCCCAGCATGAGAAACATATGTCCTTTGACAGCTGTGAAGTATCTCCAGAAAGTAGAAAAGATTATGCCATCAGTGGTCCTGACACTTACTAAGGCTTTCTTTGCTCTGAAAATGGGAGACCTGGCAATGTATGAACATGAAATGCACTCCTATAAGGAG ACAACACTGGCTTGCGGCTTCATTGGGCAGCCACGGCTCCTGCAGCAGCGTAAGGAAGGAATTGTTACACCAACTGAGTTTGCTGTTCACCTGAAGGAGACGCAGCCTGGTTTACTTGTGGCTGCCACTGTGGCTTTACATGAGAACAGTAAAATTGAACTAGAAGAAGCAGATACCTTTTTCAAG ATGCTGTGTAATAGCAGTGAAAACACTattccccagctcctggtggatTTCTGGGAAGCTCTTCTTGTAGTGTCCTCTcaggaaaaaatacttcaggAGCTCCTACTGAGGGTTACTTCTCAGTATGTTTGGAGAATATCAAAGAAGCAACTTCCTGAGACTAAGCCATTGAAAACAACAGAGGATCTA ATAAATTCCTGCAGTCATTTTGGGTTCATTGTTCCATGGATAGCTTCCATAATGTCAGTGGGATGTTCATCTGACAAAGATTACCATGAAGACATCTCAAGACTACAG TCTCTTTTATGCAGTCAGTCAATCAATATAGCTTCAGCGCTGCCACTTTTGGAGCCCCTGACAGAGGCTGACAGCGTTGGCCTCACTGTCCGTGTTCTCTGCAATACCCGTCTGGGCAACTACGAGGAAGCCATTGACCAGCTGCTCGCAAGGTGTCCTGGTGCAGCTGTGATCTACGCTCAGCATGAGCTGAAAGGTGACACTCAG GCTCTGTGGTGGAACAAGCTGCTTCGTGAACTTTGCAAGAGAACTAGACTTACTGGAAATGACTGCCCCATTCTTATTTCATCACTCAAAG aaaCTTTATCAATTGTTGCAATGGAACTGGAGCTAAGGGACTTCCTCAGTCTTCTACCAGAAGATGgaactgcagcattttttcTGCCACATCTTCTTCACTGCAGCCAGAAGAAGCTGCTGACCTAA
- the CP gene encoding ceruloplasmin isoform X1 — protein sequence MKLFLLICLLVSCCGHAGAVNREYYIGIRETVWNYAPGNANAISGQLFAEEEQAEVFLKRGPHRIGNTYKKAIYIQYTNHLYDVIVEKPSWLGFLGPIIKGEVGDSITIHLKNFASRNYTLHPHGVRYTKENEGAFYPDTTKDLQKRDDAVEPGGQYTYTWDVTEDQGPAEADADCITRAYHSHIDAPRDVASGLVGPLIICRKDTMNRDTDQHFDAEFILMFSVVDENLSWYLEDNIRTYCFEPSKVDKDDEDFQESNKMHSINGYMYGYLPNLTMCVEDKIKWHLFGMGNEADIHSAYFHGQTLIERHHRVDTISLFPATFIDAVMVPRSPGEWLLSCQVNDHIEGGMQALFKVEDCKKSVPGHSESTKIRQYFLAAEEIIWNYGPSAVNHFTGQELIVDSESHIFFEQSETRIGGSYKKAIYKEYTDGSFTEHKKRLAEEAHLGLLGPVIRAEVGERIRVTFRNKASRPFSIQPHGVRTRRSGAGARFGSGTESPASHVSPGTTFTYEWDVPDDVGPTDQDPDCLTWLYYSAVDAVRDTSSGLVGPLLVCRKGALLSSGKQKNVNMELFLLATVFDENLSWYLDENILMFTLSPDKIDKDDEDFQESNKMHSINGYMYGNQPGLEMCKGSVVSWHLMGLGSEVDVHGIYFSENTFVTKGTRRDTANLFPHTVLTAIMKPDSEGVFEVSCLTTDHYTGGMKQNYKVKKCHRWNVDLSMYLHEKIYYIAAVEVEWDYSPNRTWEFERHQYHEESPGNPFLNKDDKFIGSKYKKVVYREYTDQTFSTPKNRAKEQQHLEIQGPLLVSNTGDKIIIVFKNLASRPYSIHAHGVKTDSSVVAVTNPGDTTMYVWKIPERSSPGRGDSQCIAWAYHSTVDIVKDTYSGLIGTLIVCHRHYLPSFHTKKKVQFALLFMVFDENESWYLDENIKMYSTNPHLVDKEDERFLESNKMHAINGKVFGNLHGLTMHVGDDVSWYLMGMGNEIDIHTVHFHGHSFDYKQTGVYRADVFDLFPGTSQTVEMTPENPGTWLLHCHVTDHIHAGMEATYTVLPKEDRQSLFPRLFNQFKRKGVPGTQE from the exons GCAGGCTGAAGTCTTTCTGAAAAGAGGACCACACAGGATAGGAAACACTTACAAGAAGGCTATCTACATTCAGTATACTAATCATTTATATGATGTGATAGTTGAAAAACCTTCCTGGCTGGGTTTTTTAGGTCCTATAATTAAGGGAGAAGTTGGAGATTCCATTACTATTCACTTGAAAAACTTTGCTTCCAGAAACTACACACTGCATCCCCATGGTGTAAGatacacaaaagaaaatgaag GTGCCTTTTATCCCGACACCACCAAAGATTTACAGAAGCGAGATGATGCTGTCGAGCCTGGCGGCCAGTACACTTACACGTGGGATGTGACAGAAGATCAAGGTCCAGCTGAAGCAGATGCAGACTGCATAACCAGGGCTTACCACTCCCACATAGATGCTCCCAGAGATGTTGCCTCAGGGCTTGTTGGGCCTTTAATAATTTGCAGGAAAG atacAATGAATAGGGACACTGATCAACACTTTGATGCTGAATTTATCCTTATGTTTTCTGTGGTGGATGAAAATCTCAGTTGGTACCTAGAGGACAATATCAGAACATACTGTTTTGAGCCTTCCAAAGTGGACAAAGATGACGAGGACTTCCAGGAAAGCAATAAAATGCACT caATCAATGGATACATGTATGGATACCTCCCAAACCTCACAATGTGTGTGGAAGATAAGATAAAATGGCATCTTTTTGGCATGGGTAATGAAGCTGATATCCATTCAGCCTACTTTCATGGACAGACTTTAATAGAAAGGCATCATCGAGTTGACACCATCAGCCTCTTCCCAGCCACATTCATTGATGCTGTCATGGTCCCGAGGAGCCCTGGGGAAtggctgctcagctgccaaGTGAATGACCACATCGAAG gtgGTATGCAGGCCCTTTTCAAAGTAGAAGATTGTAAGAAATCCGTACCAGGTCACAGTGAGAGTACAAAGATAAGACAGTACTTCCTTGCTGCTGAAGAGATCATCTGGAATTATGGCCCATCTGCAGTGAACCATTTTACAGGACAAGAATTAATTGTTGACAG TGAATCTCACATCTTTTTTGAACAAAGTGAGACAAGAATTGGTGGCTCCTACAAAAAAGCAATTTACAAAGAATATACAGATGGCTCTTTCACTGAACATAAAAAAAGGCTTGCAGAGGAAGCACACCTTGGACTCCTAG GACCTGTGATCAGGGCTGAAGTGGGCGAGCGCATCAGGGTGACCTTCCGGAACAAGGCCAGCCGCCCGTTCAGCATCCAGCCGCACGGCGTGCGCACCCGcaggagcggggccggggcgcgcTTCGGCAGCG GTACTGAATCGCCAGCCTCTCACGTGAGTCCCGGCACCACATTTACATATGAATGGGATGTGCCAGACGATGTGGGTCCCACAGACCAAGACCCAGACTGCTTAACCTGGCTTTATTACTCAGCTGTGGATGCAGTCAGAGACACCAGTTCTGGCCTTGTGGGGCCTCTCCTAGTGTGCAGGAAAGGAGCTCTGCTTTCTTCTGGGAAACAG AAAAATGTGAACATGGAGCTTTTTCTACTTGCCACAGTATTTGATGAGAATCTGAGCTGGTATttggatgaaaatattttgatgtttaCACTAAGTCCTGATAAAATTGACAAAGATGATGAAGACTTCCAAGAGTCTAACAAAATGCACT CCATTAATGGTTATATGTATGGAaatcagcctggccttgagaTGTGTAAAGGAAGTGTTGTTTCCTGGCATTTGATGGGCTTGGGTTCAGAAGTTGATGTCCATGGGATATACTTCTCAGAAAACACATTTGTAACTAAAGGAACAAGAAGGGATACAGCAAATCTGTTTCCACATACAGTTCTTACAGCTATTATGAAGCCTGATTCTGAAG GAGTTTTTGAGGTGTCCTGCCTGACAACAGACCACTACACTGGGGGCATGAAGCAGAACTACAAAGTGAAAAAATGCCACCGGTGGAATGTAGATTTATCTATGTATTTGCATGAAAAGATTTACTACATTGCTGCAGTGGAAGTTGAATGGGACTATTCTCCTAACAGGACATGGGAATTCGAGCGGCATCAATACCATGAGGAAAG ccctggcaatccatttttaaataaagatgacaaattcattGGCTCAAAGTACAAAAAGGTAGTATATCGTGAGTACACTGATCAGACATTCAGTACTCCCAAAAACAGagcaaaggagcagcagcacctggaaatTCAAG GACCACTGCTTGTGTCAAACACTGGAGATAAAATtataatagtttttaaaaacttaGCATCAAGACCTTATTCTATCCATGCCCATGGAGTGAAAACAGACAGTTCTGTTGTTGCTGTGACTAACCCAG GTGATACAACAATGTATGTCTGGAAAATCCCAGAGAGATCGAGTCCTGGGAGAGGAGATTCACAGTGTATTGCATGGGCATACCATTCAACAGTGGACATTGTTAAG GACACTTATAGTGGATTAATAGGCACACTCATTGTGTGTCACAGACATTACCTGCCATCATTCCATACTAAAAAGAAAGTTCAGTTTGCTCTTCTCTTTATGGTTTTTGATGAAAATGAGTCATGGTACTTGgatgaaaacattaaaatgtaTTCTACCAACCCACACCTTGTTGACAAAGAGGATGAGAGATTCCTTGAAAGTAATAAAATGCATG CCATTAATGGAAAGGTGTTTGGAAATTTGCATGGCCTGACCATGCATGTTGGAGATGATGTCAGCTGGTATCTGATGGGAATGGGCAATGAGATAGACATTCACACAGTACACTTCCACGGCCACAGCTTTGACTACAAG CAAACAGGGGTTTACCGGGCTGATGTCTTTGATCTGTTCCCTGGGACATCCCAAACTGTGGAAATGACCCCAGAGAACCCTGGAACCTGGCTGTTGCATTGTCATGTTACCGACCACATCCACGCAGGCATGGAAGCGACCTACACTGTACTCCCAAAGGAAG ACAGGCAGTCTCTGTTCCCAAGATTATTCAATCAGTTCAAGCGTAAAGGCGTGCCAGGCACTCAGGAATGA